In Trichoderma asperellum chromosome 1, complete sequence, a single window of DNA contains:
- a CDS encoding uncharacterized protein (CAZy:AA4~TransMembrane:1 (o93-113i)), whose amino-acid sequence MPARPLIQAQSLLRGGRASKVHLPARSAIASASVPIPLGIASRHCRGYHISSRVLASSPSNGAKNTPDSHSSTSSNSGASQNASPSRWSSGSVLAVAAAAAISGWGLSSFVPLRSRDTRSKSKNKGKSHQDDNDLGDDKNVKNRKKEPVLLADNDDGEVGFANRNEMQEAISDIVWELGNQKDIISTDPEDLHAHGYSSWSTVNPDELPVAVAYPRTTEHVATIVRVCHRHRVPVIPYSGGTSLEGNFSAPYGGVSIDFAYMNNIIQINKDDMDVIVQPSVGWRDLNDELAKLGTGLFFPVDPGPTARIGGMIGTNCSGTNAVRYGTMKDWVINLTVVLSDGQIIKTRRRPRKSSAGYNLNSLFVGSEGTLGIVTEATLKLAVLPEETSVAVVTFPSIRHAASAAASIMQAAIPMQCLEIMDEVQMRVVNLSKFTAPRVWIEKPTLFLKFAGTKGGVQEQIQLVEKITATHKGGNFEFAKDEQEQKLLWSARKESLWSMLSLRKEGEDVWSTDVAVPLSRLADIIEVSKKEMDELGLFASILGHIGDGNFHESIMYNKENESERAKVEACVKNMVRLAIEMDGTCTGEHGVGWGKKESLLWEVGSETVGVMAAIKKSLDPRWILNPGKIMDVPWERQDDHPAA is encoded by the exons atgcctgCGAGACCTCTGATACAGGCGCAGTCACTGCTACGTGGCGGCAGAGCGTCAAAGGTACATCTACCAGCGAGATCGGCCATAGCGTCTGCATCTGTACCTATACCGCTTGGAATTGCCTCTCGCCATTGCCGAGGCTATCACATCTCCTCTAGAGTGCTTGCCTCGTCTCCTTCTAATGGGGCAAAGAATACTCCAGATTCGCATTCTAGTACATCTTCCAACTCGGGGGCGTCTCAGAATGCATCGCCGTCACGCTGGTCCAGTGGCAGCGTTTTGGCTGTggcagctgccgccgctaTAAGCGGCTGGGGCCTCTCGAGCTTTGTGCCTTTACGGAGCCGAGACACAAGGAGCAAAAGCAAGAACAAAGGCAAAAGCCATCAGGATGACAACGATCTTGGAGATGATAAAAACGTAAAGAaccgaaaaaaagagcccgTTTTGCTGGCAGACAATGATGATGGGGAAGTGGGATTCGCTAATCGCAATGAAATGCAAGAG GCCATCTCAGATATAGTATGGGAACTTGGGAATCAAAAAGACATCATCTCAACAGACCCTGAAGACTTACATGCGCACGGCTACTCCAGTTGGTCGACGGTCAATCCCGATGAGCTACCTGTTGCTGTGGCCTACCCTCGCACTACTGAGCATGTTGCTACCATAGTTCGAGTCTGCCATCGCCACCGCGTACCTGTCATCCCATATTCTGGAGGCACCAGTTTGGAGGGCAACTTCTCGGCACCCTATGGAGGCGTCAGCATCGACTTCGCCTACATGAATAACATCATCCAGATCAACAAGGACGACATGGATGTGATTGTACAGCCTAGCGTAGGATGGCGAGATTTGAACGATGAGCTTGCCAAGCTAGGGACAGGGCTATTTTTCCCGGTTGATCCTG GCCCGACTGCTAGGATTGGGGGTATGATTGGCACCAACTGCTCCGGAACCAATGCTGTACGATATGGTACCATGAAGGACTGGGTGATCAATTTGACCGTTGTCTTGTCGGATGGACAAATCATCAAGACGCGCAGGCGACCTCGCAAGTCATCTGCAGGATACAATCTCAACAGCCTCTTTGTTGGCTCTGAGGGCACTCTCGGTATCGTTACAGAAG CAACGCTAAAACTCGCCGTCCTTCCGGAAGAGACGTCGGTAGCGGTTGTGACGTTCCCCAGCATCCGCCACGCGGCCTCGGCAGCTGCAAGCATCATGCAAGCCGCCATTCCCATGCAGTGTCTCGAGATCATGGACGAGGTGCAAATGCGAGTCGTCAACTTGAGCAAATTTACCGCACCTAGGGTCTGGATTGAAAAACCGACGCTATTCTTGAAATTCGCAGGCACCAAGGGCGGCGTCCAAGAGCAAATCCAGCTGGTGGAGAAGATTACGGCAACCCACAAGGGCGGCAACTTTGAATTTGCAAAAGACGAACAGGAGCAAAAGCTGCTCTGGTCCGCAAGAAAAGAGTCACTGTGGTCGATGCTGTCGCTGAGAAAGGAAGGTGAAGATGTTT GGAGTACTGACGTAGCCGTGCCGCTTAGTCGACTTGCAGACATCATCGAAGTCagcaagaaggagatggacGAGCTGGGCTTATTTGCTAGCATCCTCGGCCACATTGGCGACGGAAACTTCCATGAGAGTATCATGTACAACAAGGAGAatgagagcgagcgagccAAGGTGGAGGCTTGCGTCAAGAATATGGTTCGTCTCGCAATCGAGATGGACGGCACCTGTACGGGAGAACATGGCGTTGGATgggggaagaaagagagcttGCTGTGGGAAGTTGGCTCCGAGACCGTAGGTGTCATGGCCGCCATCAAGAAGTCGCTCGACCCACGCTGGATTCTGAACCCAGGCAAGATAATGGATGTGCCATGGGAGAGGCAAGACGATCACCCTGCTGCCTAG
- a CDS encoding uncharacterized protein (BUSCO:EOG092D4D0M): MQPQPGLADLQDEGSQAIRQRSAKQKFRSAKKSWHAQNLLLPQSSLIIDEADGDAVKKIQLFLPPKPDFSRSSLSSLNPSPHFPPLVRLSHTHAHHGRHPGAPQEAWPAWPNCGKGTPRRPAKRAPARSNADDKKLQAQLKKLNTQPIQAIEEVNMFKSDGNVIHFAAPKVHAAVQSNTFAIYGNGEDKELTELVPGILNQLGPDSLASLRKLAESYQNMQKAGEKGEDDDDIPDLVEGENFESKVE; this comes from the exons ATGCAGCCTCAGCCAGGGCTGGCGGACTTGCAGGATGAGGGCAGCCAAGCCATTCGGCAGCGCTCGGCTAAACAGAAATTCCGCTCTGCGAAAAAGTCTTGGCACGCACAAAACCTACTCTTGCCGCAATCATCGCTCATAATCGACGAAGCCGACGGCGACGCAGTAAAAAAGatccagctcttcctccCTCCGAAACCCGATTTCTCGAGATCCTCG CTCTCGAGTTTGAACCCCTCCCCGCATTTCCCACCCCTAGTTCGCCTTTcgcacacacacgcacatcATGGCCGACATCCAGGAGCGCCTCAAGAAGCTTGGCCAGCCTGGCCGAACTG TGGAAAGGGAACCCCCCGAAGGCCCGCCAAGCGCGCTCCCGCTCGATCCAACGCCGATGACAAGAAGCTCCAGGctcagctgaagaagctcaacaCTCAGCCCATCCAGGCCATCGAGGAGGTCAACATGTTCAAGTCCGACGGCAACGTCATCCACTTCGCCGCTCCCAAGG TCCACGCCGCCGTCCAGTCCAACACCTTCGCCATCTACGGTAACGGTGAGGATAAGGAGCTCACCGAGCTTGTCCCCGGCATCCTTAACCAGCTCGGCCCCGACTCCCTGGCCTCCCTCCGCAAGCTGGCCGAGAGCTACCAGAACATGCAGAAGGCTGGTGAGAAgggcgaggatgacgacgatatTCCCGACCTGGTTGAGGGCGAGAACTTTGAGAGCAAGGTCGAGTAA
- the RPL24 gene encoding 60S ribosomal protein eL24 yields the protein MRTYEDSFSGQRIYPGKGKIYVRGDSKVFRFVNGKSESLFLQRKNPRRIAWTVLFRRQHRKGISEEVAKKRTRRTVKSQRAIVGASLEVIKERRSMRPEARSAARAEAIKLDKEKKAAAQAAKKAEKAKNAATAAKGQTQRNVSKQGAKGAQQKVAARTR from the exons ATGCGTACCTACGAAGACAGCTTCTCCGGACAGAGGATCTACCCTGGCAAG GGTAAGATCTATGTCCGTGGCGACAGCAAGGTGTTCCGATTTGTCAACGGCAAGTCGGAGTCACTTTTCCTCCAGCGCAAGAACCCCCGTCGCATTGCCTGGACCGTTCTCTTCCGACGACAGCACCGCAAGGGTATCTCTGAG GAAGTTGCCAAGAAGCGCACCCGCCGCACCGTCAAGTCCCAGCGTGCCATCGTTGGTGCCTCCCTCGAGGTCATCAAGGAGCGCCGCTCTATGCGCCCCGAGGCCCGATCTGCCGCTCGcgccgaggccatcaagctggacaaggagaagaaggctgctgctcaggccgccaagaaggccgagaaggccaagaacgctgccaccgccgccaaggGCCAGACCCAGCGAAACGTGAGCAAGCAGGGCGCCAAGGGTGCTCAGCAGAAGGTCGCTGCCCGAACTCGCTAA
- a CDS encoding uncharacterized protein (EggNog:ENOG41~TransMembrane:18 (o101-121i128-149o176-195i207-225o231-253i274-300o320-339i346-369o423-443i475-496o502-521i533-553o585-606i630-651o657-673i680-696o702-718i730-754o)) codes for MAFGFGKSDARVETEAVSSGVEVLPGDAANVESDLRNFRKQHRWDPFLDIDKLDNIDEALASGNIEKEAAIDESLIQEDSPYPEVRASVPPTDEDVPVNTIRAWSIGAVMCTIVAACNILLTLRRAPIVITSTVVQLISYPIGCFWARVVPNWSFTVFGHKFELNPGPFNVKEHTIITMMTAAGTAASYAIDILLAQEIFYHQKLGWGFQILLILSTQAMGFGAAGVARRFLVWPSSMVWPAVLITTTVMYSLHNHAPADPATTNGWTIGRYSFFLIVAAGTFFWEWIPQVIAQFLQFFMFPVWIAPNNVVVNQIFGGNTGLGLLPISFDWSIISGFLLSPLQTPAFAIANVSAGIFIMLLGIIGLAYAGPEFYRYLPLSANQNFDHYAQPYNTSRILNPDYTVNLTAYKEYSPILLGPAFSLSYGMGFAGLISTLTHIALFYGPDVWRRSVDSRSEEPDIHLKLMRKYKEAPEWWFLAVFLVSFGFGLAACLGWQTHLPAWAYILCIIIGLFFFIPVGMVQAITNQQTGLNIITEMIFGYMLPGRPVAMMLFKSWGYMMTFNGLQYVSDMKVGHYMKIPPRSMFGAQAFAVIWLSIVQIASYNFLRGNIEGICTPHQAQGLTCPNARTFYNASVIWGVIGPKLVFGAGQLYSWTNYFWLIGFLCPFIQWLLARRYPRSPLRYVVFPALFGAAGMIPPATTWYLAQWCIIGLVFNWWIRRRWLGWWTQYNYVLSGALDIGTALCTVVIGLGLGLGNAEFPDWWGNSVVANNLDYNGAAVLKVAPTSGPGIGPSTW; via the exons ATGGCCTTTGGGTTTGGTAAAAGCGACGCCCGCGTCGAGACCGAGGCCGTGTCCTCGGGTGTCGAAGTGCTTCCTGGGGATGCAGCCAACGTCGAGTCTGATCTCCGTAATTTCAGAAAGCAGCACCGATGGGATCCCTTCCTCGACATCGATAAGCTCGACAACATCGATGAGGCTCTGGCTTCGGGCAATATCGAGAAGGAGGCTGCCATTGATGAGTCTTTGATCCAGGAAGACTCACCCTACCCAGAAGTCCGCGCTTCG GTTCCCCCAACCGACGAAGATGTCCCAGTCAACACAATTCGTGCCTGGTCAATTGGTGCTGTCATGTGCACAATTGTAGCTGCTTGCAACATCCTGCTCACCCTCCGACGCGCTCCCATCGTTATTACATCTACGGTCGTGCAGTTGATATCTTACCC TATTGGTTGCTTCTGGGCCCGCGTCGTCCCCAACTGGTCATTCACTGTCTTTGGACACAAGTTCGAGCTCAACCCTGGTCCCTTCAATGTTAAGGAGCACACTATCATCACGATGATGACGGCTGCCGGAACGGCTGCCTCCTATGCTATCGATATCTTGCTCGCCCAGGAAATCTTCTACCATCAAAAGCTGGGCTGGGGCTTCCAAATTCTCCTCATTCTCTCCACTCAGGCCATGGGCTtcggtgctgctggtgttgCTCGACGATTCCTCGTCTGGCCTTCATCCATGGTGTGGCCTGCTGTGCTCATTACCACAACTGTCATGTACTCTCTACATAACCACGCTCCCGCCGATCCTGCCACGACCAATGGTTGGACGATTGGCCGATacagcttcttcctcattgTTGCTGCCGGAACGTTCTTTTGGGAGTGGATTCCTCAAGTCATTGCCCAATTTCTCCAGTTCTTCATGTTCCCTGTCTGGATAGCGCCCAACAACGTCGTTGTCAATCAGATTTTTGGTGGAAATACTGGACTGGGTCTCCTGCCCATCTCCTTTGATTGGTCAATTATTTCTGGTTTCCTGCTTTCTCCCCTCCAGACGCCAgcctttgccattgccaatGTCTCGGCTGGTATCTTCATCATGCTTCTCGGAATCATCGGTCTTGCCTATGCTGGCCCTGAGTTCTACCGCTATCTTCCTCTCAGTGCTAACCAGAACTTTGACCACTACGCTCAACCCTACAACACGAGCCGTATCCTCAACCCTGATTATACCGTTAACCTCACAGCCTATAAGGAGTACTCCCCTATCCTGTTGGGCCCTGCTTTTTCCCTGTCGTATGGCATGGGCTTTGCCGGCCTGATCTCAACACTTACCCATATTGCCTTGTTCTATGGCCCAGACGTCTGGCGTCGGTCTGTTGACTCTCGATCTGAAGAGCCCGATATTCATTTGAAGCTTATGCGCAAATATAAAGAGGCTCCCGAATGGTGGTTTCTCGCCGTGTTTCTGGTTTCGTTCGGATTTGGTTTGGCGGCATGTTTGGGCTGGCAAACGCATCTTCCCGCGTGGGCGTACATCCTGTGTATTATCATcggtctcttcttctttattcctGTTGGCATGGTTCAAGCCATCACCAATCAGCAAACTGGTCTCAACATCATCACCGAGATGATTTTCGGTTACATGCTTCCCGGCCGCCCCGTGGCTATGATGCTGTTCAAGTCTTGGGGTTACATGATGACTTTCAATGGCCTACAGTACGTATCTGACATGAAAGTCGGACACTACATGAAGATTCCTCCTCGTAGCATGTTTGGCGCTCAGGCCTTTGCCGTGATTTGGCTCTCTATTGTGCAGATTGCTTCGTACAATTTCTTGCGAGGCAACATCGAGGGTATCTGTACTCCACATCAAGCACAGGGTCTTACATGCCCTAACGCTCGGACTTTCTATAACGCCAGTGTCATTTGGGGTGTCATTGGCCCTAAGTTGGTGTTTGGTGCTGGTCAATT ATACTCCTGGACCAACTACTTCTGGCTGATTGGCTTCCTGTGCCCCTTTATCCAGTGGCTCCTTGCCCGTCGTTACCCTCGCTCCCCGCTCCGATATGTTGTCTTCCCTGCCTTGTTTGGAGCTGCAGGAATGATTCCCCCGGCGACAACCTGGTACCTTGCCCAGTGGTGTATCATCGGCCTTGTCTTCAATTGGTGGATCCGAAGGCGTTGGCTCGGTTGGTGGA CTCAATACAACTATGTCTTGTCTGGCGCCCTCGATATCGGCACTGCCCTCTGCACTGTCGTTATCGGTCTGGGTCTGGGTCTGGGCAATGCGGAATTCCCAGACTGGTGGGGTAACTCAGTTGTAGCTAATAACCTAGATTATAATGGTGCTGCTGTCTTGAAGGTTGCGCCAACCTCGGGTCCTGGCATTGGACCTTCGACTTGGTAA
- a CDS encoding uncharacterized protein (SECRETED:SignalP(1-22)) encodes MVRVLARIWMGVVGAAAAAVSAEPGGMIHDCALDGTSGACCLCSYGLKELSSTRVGEETVGCAIAIFSLPHFVVASKRKVQISLQKKKICPIQLVESLTMDPAAKC; translated from the coding sequence ATGGTACGAGTCTTGGCACGGATATGGATGGGTGTTGTTggtgccgcagctgcagcggtATCGGCCGAACCGGGCGGCATGATTCATGATTGTGCTCTGGACGGTACAAGTGGCGCCTGCTGTCTATGCAGCTATGGGCTGAAAGAATTATCTTCTACCAGAGTTGGTGAAGAAACTGTTGGCTGTGCTATCGCGATATTTTCCCTCCCTCATTTTGTGGTTGCCTCTAAGCGAAAGGTGCAAATCTctttgcaaaagaaaaagatttGTCCAATTCAATTGGTTGAATCTCTTACTATGGATCCTGCTGCCAAATGCTGA
- the CBP4 gene encoding assembly factor cbp4 (BUSCO:EOG092D4APA~EggNog:ENOG41~TransMembrane:1 (o12-34i)), with the protein MPPKKPFNWGLWIKVLVGGAIISVGGPALTYWVVPTEEELRSRYNPELLKRSIEGREERQQEFNDFVTKLKEYSKSDKPIWAVIKEEEERKKKAELEANRLQKQEAAARREEMRREAGLGK; encoded by the exons ATGCCTCCCAAGAAGCCTTTCAACTGGGGATTGTGGATAAAGGTCCTGGTGGG AGGAGCGATCATCAGCGTTGGTGGCCCGGCGCTCACGTACTGGGTGGTGCCGACCGAGGAAGAACTGAGATCTAGGTACAACCCTGAACTCCTGAAGAGGAGCATAGAAGGCAGAGAGGAGAGACAACAAGAGTTTAACGACTTTGTCACGAAGCTCAAGGAGTATTCGAAATCTGATAAACCAA TCTGGGCCGTCAtcaaggaggaagaagaaaggaaaaagaaagcagagCTTGAAGCCAACAGGCTTCAGAagcaagaagctgcagctcggagagaagaaatgcgGCGAGAAGCCGGCCTCGGGAAATAG
- a CDS encoding uncharacterized protein (EggNog:ENOG41), translating into MAYDGGYNGGQQRPYAGSAAQAPMARGYGGPPPSQQQYNGYQDDGYGGDGASGGGYGPEYGNNQYQDGGYGQRGLGPARGGRPPQDGRRGGPHMPEGQRGANYPPRGGMGPPGNRGRPNMPRGGGPPGHPAGGRQPMDNGINPQGGPGFANGNYQSGNGYELANQMSQMDINGQDPRSPPRRPPPARSGSQNYGDSRQGQPRPGPDSYAGYGDGGYGARQPPGPHGAQRSMTMPYNSSVGRGVPQRPATTTGNRPPPQRTYPQDSQPPPLPAQYNNVPAPHGDNGFDPSYANAIDDVYDSYYDEPRASISSHNSSHNSHAHKSSISSLPDFDAIPVHSKRDSFEQSMRPGAEQPQQGAHQTPKLGHARSMVEMREPQSAVFEMAADIPEVPAIPQTHAYQPGYNQGYNGPAGYAQPPISRGPSAPPGAAGQPHSGFGSNRPPIVRPGTAAPTNPDGLPAHPTPVRPGLMENSLVNPNAKPPPIRNYGGGPQTGPPPQQQQQYQQQQQAPMQQQMRQPQQQQYPPQQPQGQGMPAPRAPPPQRETEPPVTPGELEHLRMVVKGNPNDQATALKLAKRLIEASDVLVPNIPDARGKAKARERYTMDAQKILKKLVNSQNPDAMFVMADGVGRGLFGPEGDSKEAFALYQSAAKLGHAAAAYRTAVCCEIGHEEGGGTRKDPMKAIQWYKRAATLGDPPAMYKVGMILLKGLLGQPKNPREAVGWLKRAAERADTENPHALHELGLLYESASGNDVIIRDEQYALSLFQQAAEIGYKFSQFRLGCAYEYGLLGCPIDPRLSIVWYSKAAQQEEHQSELALSGWYLTGSEGVLGQSDTEAYLWARKAAVAGLAKAEYAMGYFTEVGIGVPANMEDAKRWYWRAAAQDFPKARERLEDLKRSGKEKARPRERISRSQKQQEGDCVVM; encoded by the exons ATGGCTTATGACGGGGGATACAATGGGGGTCAACAGCGGCCGTATGCTGGTTCAGCGGCACAGGCTCCGATGGCGAGAGGTTATGGAGGGCCTCCGCCGtcacagcagcagtataATGGGTATCAAGATGACGGCTATGGCGGTGATGGAGCATCAGGAGGAGGATACGGGCCAGAGTATGGAAACAACCAATATCAAGATGGCGGCTATGGCCAGAGAGGTCTTGGCCCGGCGAGAGGAGGTCGACCTCCGCAAGATGGTCGCCGAGGAGGCCCTCATATGCCTGAGGGCCAACGAGGGGCCAATTATCCTCCGAGAGGCGGTATGGGTCCTCCAGGAAATAGGGGCAGACCGAACATGccacgaggaggaggaccaCCGGGCCATCCCGCAG GCGGTCGGCAACCGATGGATAACGGTATTAACCCACAAGGCGGCCCAGGGTTTGCCAATGGCAACTACCAGTCTGGCAATGGATATGAGCTTGCAAATCAGATGTCACAGATGGATATAAACGGACAAGACCCTAGGAGTCCACCCCGCCGACCACCTCCAGCTCGAAGCGGCTCCCAGAACTACGGGGACTCACGACAAGGACAGCCAAGGCCAGGACCTGATAGCTACGCAGGCTATGGTGACGGCGGATACGGCGCTCGGCAGCCACCTGGTCCACATGGAGCTCAGCGAAGCATGACGATGCCGTACAACAGCTCCGTAGGTCGTGGAGTACCGCAAAGGCCTGCTACGACAACAGGAAATCGGCCTCCGCCTCAAAGGACCTATCCTCAAGACAGCCAGCCGCCGCCACTGCCAGCACAGTATAACAATGTTCCTGCTCCCCATGGCGATAATGGATTCGACCCATCGTATGCCAACGCCATTGACGATGTATACGACTCTTACTATGACGAGCCGAGAGCGAGCATATCAAGCCACAACTCGTCGCACAACTCACATGCGCATAAAAGCAGCATTTCAAGCCTGCCAGACTTTGATGCTATTCCCGTACACAGCAAGCGGGATTCTTTTGAGCAGTCCATGCGACCAGGGGctgagcagccgcagcagggAGCCCACCAAACTCCCAAGCTGGGCCATGCCCGCTCCATGGTAGAGATGCGCGAACCGCAGTCTGCAGTTTTTGAGATGGCCGCCGACATTCCTGAAGTTCCAGCCATTCCTCAGACGCATGCGTATCAGCCGGGATATAATCAAGGATACAATGGGCCTGCAGGATACGCGCAGCCGCCGATTTCACGAGGCCCAAGTGCGCCTCCAGGTGCAGCCGGGCAGCCGCATTCTGGATTCGGGAGCAATCGTCCGCCCATCGTCAGGCCGGGCACCGCTGCACCCACCAATCCAGACGGTCTACCTGCACATCCAACGCCTGTACGTCCGGGCTTGATGGAAAACTCGCTTGTGAACCCGAATGCCAAGCCTCCTCCTATCCGCAACTATGGAGGTGGTCCTCAGAcagggccgccgccgcagcagcagcaacagtaccagcagcaacaacaagcaCCAATGCAACAACAAATGCGTCAaccgcaacagcagcagtacccTCCTCAACAGCCACAGGGCCAAGGCATGCCAGCGCCCagagcgccgccgccacagcgGGAGACAGAGCCTCCAGTTACACCCGGCGAGCTAGAACATTTGAGGATGGTTGTTAAAGGCAACCCCAACGATCAGGCGACTGCACTGAAATTGGCGAAGCGTCTCATCGAAGCTTCAGACGTGCTTGTGCCAAATATCCCCGACGCGAGAGGCAAAGCGAAAGCTCGCGAACGATATACCATGGACGCCCAGAAGATCCTCAAGAAGCTGGTCAACTCCCAGAACCCAGACGCCATGTTTGTAATGGCAGATGGTGTGGGTAGGGGTTTGTTTGGCCCCGAGGGAGATTCCAAAGAGGCCTTTGCGCTGTACCAATCTGCCGCGAAACTGGGTCATGCTGCGGCTGCCTATCGTACAGCCGTATGCTGTGAAATTGGCCATGAGGAAGGGGGTGGCACTCGCAAGGATCCTATGAAAGCGATTCAGTGGTACAAACGCGCGGCCACTCTAGGAGACCCGCCAGCCATGTACAAGGTCGGCATGATCCTTCTCAAAGGCCTGCTGGGCCAACCTAAGAACCCTAGAGAGGCTGTGGGTTGGCTGAAACGGGCGGCGGAGAGGGCAGACACAGAGAACCCTCACGCTCTTCACGAACTTGGATTGCTATATGAATCGGCATCAGGTAACGATGTCATTATTCGAGATGAGCAGTACGCCTTGAGCCTGTTCCAGCAGGCGGCAGAGATTGGATACAAGTTCTCTCAGTTTAGACTGGGCTGCGCGTACGAATACGGATTGCTGGGATGTCCCATCGACCCGAGGCTCTCCATCGTCTGGTACTCGAAAGCagcgcagcaagaagagcatcAGTCAGAACTCGCTCTTAGTGGCTGGTATCTGACAGGAAGTGAAGGCGTCCTAGGCCAGAGCGACACGGAGGCGTATCTGTGGGCGAGGAAGGCTGCAGTGGCAGGGCTGGCCAAGGCAGAGTACGCGATGGGCTATTTCACGGAGGTGGGCATCGGCGTCCCGGCAAACATGGAGGATGCCAAGCGATGGTATTGGAGAGCAGCTG CACAAGATTTTCCCAAGGCCAGAGAACGATTAGAAGACTTGAAACGATCCGGCAAGGAAAAGGCCCGTCCGAGAGAGCGAATATCTCGAAGCCAGAAGCAACAGGAAGGAGACTGTGTAGTGATGTAG